Proteins encoded together in one Mycobacterium sp. MS1601 window:
- a CDS encoding flavin reductase family protein — protein sequence MPNTAFLDLIDCTQDDVNLRETFAHFPSGIAALSAIIDAEPRIVVASSFQVGISAQPPLVMFAVQHTSTSWPKLRLAPRVGVSVLAEKHRGVVHQLSSRTVADRFAGVATTTTASGAHLIDGAAVHFECHLNAEIQAGDHTIVLLQVAGMRHYPDTNPLVWHGSSLRTLAPAE from the coding sequence ATGCCGAACACAGCTTTTCTCGATCTGATCGACTGCACGCAGGACGACGTCAACCTCCGGGAAACCTTCGCTCACTTCCCGTCCGGTATCGCCGCGCTATCAGCCATCATCGACGCAGAGCCACGAATTGTGGTGGCATCCTCCTTCCAAGTCGGCATTTCGGCGCAGCCGCCACTGGTGATGTTCGCTGTGCAGCACACATCAACGAGTTGGCCGAAGCTTCGGCTCGCTCCTCGTGTCGGAGTGTCCGTTCTGGCCGAGAAGCACCGCGGCGTCGTACATCAGTTGAGTTCCCGCACCGTGGCTGATCGGTTTGCAGGTGTCGCGACCACCACCACAGCATCGGGCGCTCATCTGATCGACGGCGCCGCAGTACATTTCGAATGTCACCTCAATGCCGAGATTCAAGCAGGCGATCACACGATCGTCCTACTGCAAGTTGCGGGAATGCGCCACTACCCCGACACCAATCCGCTGGTGTGGCACGGCTCGTCACTGCGCACTCTCGCCCCTGCCGAATAA
- the istB gene encoding IS21-like element ISMyma9 family helper ATPase IstB, whose translation MATKRTPAPGEADKLIAHQSRLLKAPRIAAHYHRLAEQGRAANWSLEDYLGAVLAVESNARAESGARQRIRYAGFPAIKTITDFDFTAQPAVDRAQIARLEAGGWLAEARNIVLLGPPGTGKTHLATALAIAAAHAGHRVAFAPATGWITRLAEAHRIDRLDAELRKISRYGLIVIDEVGYIPFDTEAANLFFQLVSTRYEKSSIILTSNLPFSRWGQVFGEATIASAMIDRIVHHADVIALKGASYRIKHTAIESLPSVEADRQADSTP comes from the coding sequence ATGGCCACCAAACGCACCCCGGCACCCGGTGAGGCCGACAAACTGATCGCCCACCAATCCCGTCTGCTCAAAGCCCCGCGCATCGCCGCGCACTATCACCGCCTCGCTGAGCAGGGCCGGGCGGCGAATTGGTCGCTGGAAGATTACCTGGGTGCTGTGTTGGCAGTGGAGTCCAACGCTCGTGCAGAATCCGGTGCTCGACAACGGATTCGGTACGCCGGGTTTCCGGCGATCAAGACGATCACTGATTTCGACTTCACCGCTCAACCCGCCGTCGACCGCGCCCAGATCGCTCGACTCGAGGCTGGGGGCTGGCTGGCTGAAGCCCGCAACATCGTCCTGCTCGGCCCGCCCGGCACCGGCAAAACCCATCTGGCGACCGCGCTGGCGATCGCGGCCGCCCATGCCGGGCACCGGGTCGCATTCGCCCCGGCCACCGGCTGGATCACCCGCTTGGCCGAAGCGCACCGCATCGACCGCCTCGACGCCGAACTGCGCAAAATCTCGCGCTACGGGTTGATCGTCATCGACGAGGTCGGCTACATCCCGTTCGACACCGAAGCGGCCAACCTGTTCTTCCAACTGGTCTCGACCCGATACGAGAAGTCGTCGATCATCCTGACTTCTAACCTGCCGTTCTCCCGCTGGGGACAGGTCTTCGGCGAAGCCACCATCGCCTCAGCGATGATCGACCGCATCGTCCACCACGCCGACGTCATCGCCCTCAAAGGCGCCAGTTACCGCATCAAACACACCGCGATCGAGTCACTGCCCTCCGTAGAAGCCGATCGTCAGGCAGACTCAACCCCGTAA
- a CDS encoding MFS transporter, giving the protein MSITSRTSLAALGLDTAGHFAVDPATLSLFAVLQLAVYGVMQIPAGLALDRFGPRVVLTVGMTLLAFSSVVLALAPNVAVGIAARVVLGAGDAMIFPSVLRVIGIRFPRRFAPVAVQATGLLGQFGQLISVIPFAALVHVAGWASGFLALAGTSALVAVLVFVVVRENRHERVQAVPMRTRLSQAWAARGTRLAFWTHFVTPFAGNTFAVLWGYPFLVGGLGLASTTAQGLFTVYVLVGILAAPLIGGLSARWPHRRVALVGVVVAVQVAAWLAVLGSSGPAPLTLLVLLAAALCVGGPGSMVAFDIARDHNPPYRLSTATGIVNGAGFLSSVLVILLMGWALRLQSHGGDDYTLEAFRWAELVQVPFWVLGMAMVIREGRRTSAARASELLDGDRDGRTRRPHPFRQISDLSHGVGASANPAALEEGNNVVRQEGQHRDRVRDGRP; this is encoded by the coding sequence GTGTCGATCACCAGCCGCACCTCACTGGCCGCGCTGGGGCTGGACACCGCCGGGCACTTCGCAGTCGATCCCGCGACGCTGTCGTTGTTCGCGGTCCTGCAGCTTGCCGTCTACGGGGTAATGCAGATTCCGGCCGGACTCGCGCTGGACCGGTTCGGGCCACGGGTGGTGCTGACGGTCGGGATGACACTGCTGGCCTTCTCGTCGGTGGTACTGGCGTTGGCGCCCAACGTTGCCGTTGGCATCGCAGCGCGGGTGGTACTCGGCGCCGGTGACGCGATGATCTTCCCCAGCGTGCTGCGAGTCATCGGGATCCGTTTCCCGCGCCGGTTCGCACCGGTCGCGGTGCAGGCCACCGGCCTGCTGGGGCAGTTCGGCCAACTCATCAGCGTCATCCCGTTCGCGGCACTGGTGCACGTCGCCGGGTGGGCCAGTGGCTTCTTGGCGCTGGCCGGCACGTCGGCACTGGTGGCGGTACTGGTGTTCGTCGTGGTGCGCGAGAACCGCCACGAGCGAGTCCAGGCGGTCCCCATGCGAACTCGGCTGTCGCAGGCATGGGCGGCACGCGGAACCCGGCTGGCATTCTGGACGCACTTCGTCACACCGTTCGCCGGCAATACCTTCGCGGTGCTGTGGGGCTACCCGTTCCTGGTGGGTGGGCTCGGGCTGGCCAGCACAACCGCCCAGGGGCTGTTCACGGTCTACGTCCTGGTGGGCATCCTGGCCGCGCCGCTCATCGGCGGGTTGTCGGCGCGATGGCCGCACCGGCGAGTGGCTCTGGTCGGCGTCGTGGTAGCCGTGCAGGTCGCAGCCTGGCTGGCCGTGCTCGGCAGTTCCGGGCCGGCGCCGTTGACGTTGTTGGTGCTGCTTGCGGCCGCCCTGTGTGTCGGCGGCCCCGGATCGATGGTGGCCTTCGACATCGCTCGCGATCACAATCCGCCATACCGGCTGAGCACCGCAACCGGCATCGTCAACGGAGCCGGTTTTCTGTCCAGCGTTCTTGTCATCCTGCTCATGGGCTGGGCGTTGCGACTGCAGTCCCATGGCGGTGACGACTACACCCTGGAAGCCTTTCGGTGGGCGGAACTGGTGCAGGTGCCGTTCTGGGTGCTCGGTATGGCGATGGTGATCCGAGAAGGGCGACGTACCAGTGCCGCCCGCGCGTCGGAATTGTTAGACGGCGATCGCGATGGTCGAACACGGCGTCCTCACCCGTTCCGTCAGATTTCGGATCTGAGCCACGGCGTCGGGGCGAGTGCGAATCCCGCGGCGCTCGAGGAGGGGAACAACGTCGTGCGCCAAGAGGGTCAACATCGTGACCGAGTCCGGGATGGCCGGCCGTAG
- a CDS encoding LLM class flavin-dependent oxidoreductase, with protein sequence MAHDAGAPRKRLIFNAFSMNVVSHIYHGLWRDPRTTQMNFDDLSTWVELAKILEAGKFDALFLADVIGIDPAYNGSWDTYVKEGLQIPCNDPSALCSALIGVTEHLGLTFTSSILAEHPFTFARKVATMDHLSKGRIGWNIVTSVSHNAAQNYGFDEIVSHDSRYEWADEYMKVVYKLWEGSWDDGAVLADRANGVYADASKIHRIYHEGQRYQVLGPHLTSPSPQRTPVLYQAGSSKAGRDFAARHAEGTFVVFPSVEGARKGIAEQRALAEAAGRRATDLKFIQGFSFVVGSTEEEAWRKSAAIDEMVSYDGLAAHISRDMGIDLGAFDPDMPIEQTDASGVQGYARMFEDANPGKKAKVSDLVGALSYNTRMVGTPEMIADELERWQDAGVDGVNMIAQYFPDSYRDFIEHVIPVLQERGLAQREYSDGTLRERLFPEIGPRLPDRHTAASYRGAFERSDEKNATSTGVNWSKAAV encoded by the coding sequence ATGGCGCACGATGCAGGAGCTCCCCGTAAGAGACTCATTTTCAACGCGTTCTCGATGAACGTGGTCTCGCACATCTATCACGGTCTGTGGCGGGATCCGAGAACGACTCAGATGAACTTCGACGACCTGTCCACGTGGGTGGAGTTGGCCAAGATCTTGGAAGCCGGGAAATTCGACGCGTTGTTTCTTGCCGACGTGATCGGAATCGACCCCGCCTACAACGGCAGCTGGGACACCTACGTCAAGGAAGGTCTACAGATACCGTGCAACGACCCCAGCGCGTTGTGTTCGGCCCTGATCGGAGTGACCGAACATCTCGGGTTGACCTTCACCAGTTCGATTCTGGCCGAGCATCCGTTCACCTTCGCACGCAAAGTGGCCACCATGGACCATCTCAGCAAAGGGCGCATCGGCTGGAACATCGTCACCAGTGTGTCGCACAATGCGGCACAGAACTACGGGTTCGACGAGATCGTCTCGCATGACTCACGTTACGAGTGGGCCGACGAGTACATGAAGGTTGTCTACAAGCTCTGGGAGGGTTCCTGGGACGACGGCGCTGTCTTGGCCGACCGGGCAAACGGTGTCTACGCAGATGCATCGAAGATCCATCGCATCTACCACGAGGGCCAGCGATACCAAGTGCTCGGACCTCATCTGACCTCGCCGTCCCCGCAACGGACTCCCGTGCTGTATCAGGCTGGTTCCTCCAAAGCCGGCCGTGATTTCGCAGCGCGCCATGCCGAGGGGACCTTTGTGGTGTTTCCATCGGTTGAAGGGGCCCGCAAGGGCATTGCGGAACAGCGAGCCCTCGCCGAGGCGGCCGGTCGCCGAGCGACTGATCTCAAGTTCATCCAAGGCTTTTCGTTTGTCGTCGGTAGCACTGAAGAGGAAGCCTGGCGCAAGTCGGCGGCGATCGATGAGATGGTCAGTTATGACGGTCTGGCCGCGCACATCAGCCGTGACATGGGCATCGATCTGGGCGCTTTCGATCCCGACATGCCGATCGAACAGACCGACGCGTCCGGTGTCCAAGGCTATGCCCGCATGTTCGAGGACGCGAATCCCGGCAAGAAGGCCAAAGTGTCGGATCTGGTGGGCGCCCTGTCCTACAACACCCGCATGGTTGGCACCCCGGAGATGATCGCCGACGAGCTGGAAAGATGGCAGGACGCCGGTGTCGATGGTGTCAACATGATTGCTCAGTACTTCCCAGACTCCTACCGAGACTTCATCGAGCACGTGATCCCGGTCCTGCAAGAACGCGGGCTGGCCCAACGCGAGTACAGCGACGGCACTCTTCGAGAGCGGCTTTTCCCCGAGATCGGTCCTCGACTGCCTGACCGCCACACGGCCGCGTCCTACCGCGGGGCCTTCGAGCGCTCCGACGAGAAGAACGCCACCAGCACAGGCGTTAACTGGTCGAAAGCCGCTGTCTAG
- a CDS encoding helix-turn-helix domain-containing protein, which produces MGYWTTEGLTADDQSNYWADVVCQAFTKLQPTRRSAHREGSSSPVGVPGWVRSSALGTVNTAEIESCTQLLSHGRREIARANDDVLFVNLQVAGSCLVEQDDRRSIVGPGSFSLVDARRPFTQEYRETETGQPWRVLSFRIPHSQWSEASQTKAQTAVPISGTKGDGAAVGSLMTTLWAERDELSEEAARILGVAFAHTLAGSVAEQVSAGNLIDGVGVNPAVVRASRAYIREALPFGRVAAAEAARRLSISVRTLHRAFESEGVTFAGCVQQERLLGARADLETPGSLRSLSDIAARWGYCDSSHMTRTFKRELGCTPTEYRLAAGDGSVRSSF; this is translated from the coding sequence ATGGGCTACTGGACAACCGAGGGGTTGACGGCCGACGACCAATCCAACTACTGGGCGGACGTGGTTTGCCAAGCCTTCACCAAGCTGCAACCGACTCGCCGCTCTGCGCACCGCGAAGGCAGCTCATCGCCCGTCGGAGTGCCGGGTTGGGTCAGATCCTCTGCACTCGGCACCGTGAACACAGCTGAGATCGAATCGTGTACCCAGCTGTTGAGCCATGGCCGCCGTGAGATAGCGAGAGCCAATGACGACGTTCTGTTCGTGAATCTGCAGGTGGCCGGCTCTTGTCTGGTGGAGCAGGACGACAGGAGGTCCATCGTCGGCCCAGGTTCTTTCAGCCTCGTTGATGCCAGACGTCCGTTCACCCAGGAGTACCGCGAGACCGAGACGGGGCAGCCCTGGCGGGTCCTGTCGTTTCGAATACCTCATTCGCAGTGGTCGGAAGCGTCGCAGACGAAAGCACAGACGGCCGTACCCATCAGCGGAACCAAGGGTGACGGCGCTGCTGTCGGCAGCTTGATGACCACGCTGTGGGCCGAGCGCGACGAACTCAGCGAAGAAGCCGCCCGAATTCTTGGCGTGGCTTTTGCGCATACGCTGGCTGGCTCCGTTGCCGAGCAGGTCAGTGCCGGCAATCTGATCGACGGAGTTGGTGTCAATCCTGCGGTGGTGCGGGCATCACGTGCATACATCCGCGAGGCATTGCCGTTCGGACGGGTGGCCGCCGCCGAGGCCGCCCGTCGACTCTCCATATCAGTGCGCACGCTGCACCGGGCTTTTGAAAGTGAGGGTGTGACCTTCGCCGGTTGCGTCCAACAGGAGAGGCTCCTGGGCGCCCGTGCCGATCTCGAGACCCCCGGCAGCTTGCGTTCCCTGTCCGACATCGCCGCGCGGTGGGGCTACTGCGACAGCTCGCATATGACCAGGACATTCAAGCGTGAGTTAGGTTGTACGCCAACGGAATATCGGCTTGCCGCAGGCGATGGCAGCGTCCGTTCGTCCTTCTGA
- the istA gene encoding IS21 family transposase, with the protein MEDWAEIRRLYRSEKLSKAAIARRLDLSRNTVAKAVQADAPPRYERAPVVGSAWAQVELAVRALLTEFPLMPATVIAERVGWSGGHSWFAENVARIRPEYAPVDPSDRLVHLPGEQVQCDLWFPGHLVPDHAGVLRSFPVLVMVAAYSRFIAAVMVPSRVTGDLLAGMWQLIATQLGGVPRSLLWDNESGIGQRRRLAQGVAGFCGVLGTRLIQARPYDPETKGVVERANGYLDTSFLPGRTFASPADFNAQLLGWLTTYANRRTHAITRMVPADALVADRASMAVLPPMAPVTGTTVTTRLGRDYYVSLGGNAYSMHPEVIGRMITVRASLDRIVAHCGDRCVADHERLWGTAGLLTDPEHVAAAAVLREQFRTRPAAGAHLEVDVEVADLSAYDTLFGTGEVA; encoded by the coding sequence GTGGAGGATTGGGCGGAGATTCGCCGGCTGTATCGGTCGGAGAAGCTGTCGAAGGCGGCGATCGCGCGGCGGCTGGACTTGTCCCGCAACACCGTGGCCAAGGCAGTACAGGCGGATGCACCACCTCGGTATGAACGGGCGCCGGTGGTGGGCTCGGCCTGGGCGCAGGTCGAGTTGGCCGTGCGTGCTCTGCTCACGGAGTTCCCGTTGATGCCGGCGACGGTGATCGCTGAGCGAGTCGGGTGGTCTGGCGGACATTCTTGGTTCGCCGAGAACGTCGCTCGGATTCGTCCGGAGTACGCCCCGGTCGATCCCAGTGACCGGTTGGTGCATCTGCCTGGCGAACAGGTGCAGTGCGATCTGTGGTTTCCTGGGCACCTCGTTCCTGATCACGCTGGGGTGTTGCGGTCGTTTCCGGTGTTGGTGATGGTGGCCGCCTATTCACGGTTCATCGCTGCGGTGATGGTCCCGTCGCGGGTCACCGGGGATTTGTTGGCGGGGATGTGGCAGTTGATCGCCACTCAGCTCGGCGGTGTGCCTCGGAGCTTGTTGTGGGACAACGAGTCCGGTATCGGTCAACGCCGCCGCCTGGCCCAGGGCGTGGCCGGGTTCTGCGGTGTGCTGGGCACCCGGCTGATCCAGGCCCGGCCTTATGACCCGGAGACCAAAGGGGTGGTCGAGCGAGCCAACGGCTACCTCGATACGTCCTTTCTGCCGGGACGTACCTTCGCCTCGCCGGCAGATTTCAACGCCCAACTGCTGGGCTGGCTGACCACCTACGCCAACCGGCGCACCCACGCGATCACTCGGATGGTTCCCGCGGATGCGCTCGTCGCCGACCGAGCGTCGATGGCGGTGTTGCCGCCGATGGCTCCGGTCACCGGCACGACGGTGACCACCCGGCTGGGCCGCGACTACTACGTCAGCCTCGGCGGCAACGCCTACTCCATGCATCCGGAGGTGATCGGCCGGATGATCACCGTGCGGGCCAGCTTGGATCGCATCGTCGCCCACTGCGGGGATCGCTGTGTGGCTGATCATGAACGCCTGTGGGGCACCGCTGGACTGCTGACTGACCCTGAGCATGTGGCCGCAGCGGCGGTGCTGCGCGAACAGTTCCGCACCAGACCCGCCGCCGGCGCTCACCTCGAGGTCGACGTCGAAGTCGCTGACTTGAGCGCCTACGACACGCTGTTCGGGACCGGGGAGGTCGCCTGA
- a CDS encoding TetR/AcrR family transcriptional regulator encodes MSRQAEISAESRSRLLTAAWELLAEGGSRATTVQAVSERAGISRGSISWHFGSKEGLIVAVVNNAFDVLAENICAVFESPGPRGWDAVLDAQSVVLSDDRFRIFGTLALETVTEKGPVAEAFVEGHRRIRDLYADYIGRYGLVSQGVQPVDAATALRAMTLGLNIHRRFDGETITLRQAFDALRSVTVPRLA; translated from the coding sequence ATGAGCCGTCAAGCCGAGATCAGCGCTGAAAGCCGGTCACGGCTGTTGACCGCCGCCTGGGAGTTGCTCGCCGAGGGCGGATCCCGAGCGACGACGGTGCAGGCCGTCTCCGAACGCGCCGGTATCAGCCGCGGCTCCATCAGCTGGCACTTCGGATCCAAAGAGGGTCTGATCGTCGCCGTGGTCAACAACGCGTTCGACGTTCTGGCAGAGAACATCTGCGCTGTTTTCGAGTCGCCAGGTCCGCGCGGTTGGGATGCGGTGCTCGACGCGCAGTCAGTCGTGCTCAGCGACGATCGGTTCCGCATCTTCGGTACGCTCGCGCTGGAAACCGTCACCGAAAAAGGGCCGGTGGCGGAGGCATTCGTCGAGGGACACAGGCGAATTCGCGACCTGTACGCCGACTACATCGGCCGCTACGGTCTGGTGTCACAAGGTGTGCAGCCCGTCGACGCGGCCACCGCGCTGCGGGCGATGACGCTGGGCCTCAACATCCATCGACGTTTCGACGGCGAAACCATCACGCTGCGGCAGGCATTCGACGCGCTTCGGTCCGTCACCGTGCCTCGGTTGGCGTGA
- a CDS encoding amidohydrolase family protein: protein MDKHGASVEPAAEEAPRSRGSVTRRMILRRAGIGVAGLTALGGAAVVGHSLGKQPPRRPVTVAMAAPLRIDHVTVVDPRDGSRRLDVSIRVRDGSITSVVPSGGVEADNGGEWAVDGGGRFVVPGYNNMHTHVLQDHDPEFFLATMLADGTTGMRQMAGSDDLLDSHAPRRQELTSYAPALLAMPGALLMPFNAGSVEDVEHLIAEQKRRGADFIKVVDVHRDVFFAAVNAAHDNGMRIAGHLPPSVTPTEAARAGMDCIEHLGTGGNVWFETSADGAALRIKADEAGTGRIPGWLSRLPFAEQLFSTDFIQQRTKKMLLNPALLDSAQAVSLLQRALDSFDEVAAQHLASVFVRHKTWHTPTLVRLRTQYRADDPEYADHPWLSLLDDQDRRDFDETRRRFLDLPPDTRATYHDCYDMSVRLVGILHAAGVPIMAGTDGPSASPGQDMASEFRELAAAGLRPLDVLRSATTVPAAYLDRTRDLGAVDVGFKADFLLLDADPLISADNLTRIAAVVRAGRFIARDEIRSVVDQLAG from the coding sequence ATGGACAAACACGGAGCGAGTGTTGAACCCGCTGCCGAAGAGGCGCCGCGATCCCGCGGTTCGGTGACGCGACGCATGATCTTGCGTCGCGCCGGCATCGGGGTTGCAGGACTGACGGCACTCGGTGGCGCAGCGGTTGTCGGACATTCGCTGGGTAAGCAGCCACCTCGGCGCCCCGTCACGGTAGCTATGGCGGCCCCTCTGCGGATCGATCACGTGACCGTTGTCGACCCGCGGGACGGAAGCCGGCGGCTCGACGTCTCCATCCGCGTGCGCGATGGGTCCATCACCTCCGTTGTCCCCTCTGGCGGTGTCGAAGCGGACAACGGAGGCGAGTGGGCTGTGGACGGTGGTGGCCGGTTCGTCGTACCGGGATACAACAACATGCACACCCACGTACTACAGGATCACGACCCCGAATTCTTTCTGGCCACAATGCTTGCCGACGGCACAACAGGTATGCGCCAGATGGCCGGAAGTGACGATCTGCTCGACAGTCACGCACCGCGGCGGCAGGAGCTGACCAGCTACGCGCCGGCCTTGCTGGCCATGCCTGGGGCACTGTTGATGCCGTTCAATGCTGGCAGCGTCGAGGACGTCGAACACCTGATCGCCGAACAGAAGCGGCGGGGTGCTGATTTCATCAAGGTCGTCGACGTCCATCGTGACGTGTTCTTCGCCGCCGTCAACGCTGCACATGACAACGGGATGCGCATCGCGGGACATCTTCCCCCGTCGGTGACACCCACGGAGGCGGCCAGGGCAGGTATGGACTGCATCGAGCACCTCGGCACCGGCGGCAATGTGTGGTTCGAGACGTCGGCCGACGGTGCTGCCCTACGTATCAAGGCCGACGAGGCCGGCACAGGGCGCATCCCGGGATGGCTCAGCCGGTTGCCGTTCGCTGAACAACTTTTTTCCACCGACTTCATCCAACAACGCACCAAGAAGATGCTCCTCAACCCTGCATTGCTGGATTCAGCACAGGCAGTCTCGCTGCTGCAGCGAGCGCTCGACTCCTTCGACGAGGTGGCCGCTCAGCACCTCGCCAGCGTCTTTGTGCGCCACAAGACCTGGCACACACCAACTCTGGTCCGACTGCGCACCCAGTATCGAGCAGACGACCCGGAATACGCCGACCACCCATGGCTTTCGCTGCTCGACGACCAGGACCGTCGCGACTTTGACGAGACACGTCGCCGATTCCTCGACCTTCCCCCCGACACTCGGGCCACCTACCACGACTGTTATGACATGTCAGTGCGGTTGGTGGGGATACTGCATGCCGCCGGGGTCCCCATCATGGCGGGTACTGACGGCCCGAGCGCATCGCCGGGACAGGACATGGCCTCAGAATTCCGGGAGCTTGCAGCCGCCGGACTGCGACCACTCGATGTGCTTCGGTCGGCGACCACCGTGCCGGCGGCCTACCTCGACCGGACGCGCGATCTGGGAGCGGTCGACGTGGGGTTCAAGGCGGACTTCCTTCTGCTTGACGCTGATCCGCTGATATCCGCTGACAATCTCACACGGATCGCGGCGGTGGTACGCGCCGGTCGTTTCATCGCGCGCGACGAAATTCGATCGGTAGTCGACCAGCTCGCGGGTTGA